Proteins encoded in a region of the Pocillopora verrucosa isolate sample1 chromosome 11, ASM3666991v2, whole genome shotgun sequence genome:
- the LOC136284165 gene encoding uncharacterized protein: MVTEVMENYRNREVGQSPLVLSKVPAVIEKHQDYCGMTNNNETVDVTKEQEVKAYVKEYIATRRRDKEFRNKQNRALQAKRSENIEKTRESKRQAFNRRKESNSDHIGSGKSPGEATSSWKGSAGVMEQSCFGVVRDTADDDDKRRLSWIVTEVCASITSRLNVFLAETSDSGGRAAWKIPRIQNVLEHEFLHFPDRKWLESYRISKDMFEQLTHDLRSLQRQVTRLRSPVPVRTVVAMLLKRLGKGLDYREIGDKFGVGASTACIKVNEAMKLLGVCDSQCCFIDVFAGWPGRAHDFRVFGRSQIGNLITEGRLIPDDSNLRQVIDNHVIEPFLIGDPAYPISKHLMKNYPGSNLTPEKEHFNYRLSRARIQIERAFGHLKGRWRCLLKALECELDKVVLHATTACILHNMCEERKECFLEEWNRLGEDEIGDLPRPIR, from the exons ATGGTAACAGAAGTCATGGAAAATTACAGAAACAGAGAAGTAGGTCAAAGTCCACTTGTATTATCAAAGGTGCCTGCCGTGATAGAGAAACATCAAGATTACTGTGGAATGACAAATAATAATGAAACAGTAGATGTAACCAAAGAACAGGAAGTGAAAGCTTATGTGAAGGAATACATAGCAACAAGGAGAAGAGATAAAGAGTTCAGAAATAAGCAAAACAGAGCTCTGCAAGCAAAGAGAtcagaaaatattgaaaaaacaaGAGAATCTAAAAGGCAGGCTTTTAATAGACGCAAAGAATCAAATTCTGATCATATCGGG TCTGGCAAATCACCTGGTGAAGCTACTTCCTCTTGGAAGGGATCAGCTGGTGTAATGGAACAGTCATGCTTTGGTGTAGTAAG AGACACCGCGGATGACGACGACAAGCGAAGATTATCTTGGATCGTCACGGAAGTCTGCGCTAGCATTACAAGTAGGTTGAATGTATTCCTTGCAGAAACGAGTGATAGTGGAGGGAGAGCAGCTTGGAAAATCCCACGAATTCAGAATGTTCTAGAACACgaattccttcattttcctgaCAGAAAATGGCTGGAAAGTTATCGTATCTCCAAAGATATGTTTGAACAGTTGACGCATGATTTGCGGAGCCTTCAGCGACAGGTAACAAGACTGCGTAGTCCTGTACCTGTACGAACAGTTGTAGCGATGCTATTGAAACGTCTGGGAAAAGGACTGGACTACAGAGAGATCGGAGACAAATTTGGAGTCGGTGCTTCTACTGCATGCATTAAAGTTAACGAAGCTATGAAACTCCTG GGTGTTTGTGACAGCCAGTGCTGCTTCATTGATGTCTTTGCTGGCTGGCCTGGTCGAGCACATGATTTTAGGGTGTTTGGGCGTTCTCAGATAGGAAATTTGATAACAGAGGGAAGACTGATTCCTGATGATTCAAATTTGCGACAGGTTATTGATAACCACGTCATTGAGCCATTTCTTATTGGGGATCCAGCTTACCCCATTTCCAAGCATCTAATGAAAAACTACCCAGGCAGCAATCTCACACCTGAGAAAGAGCATTTTAACTATAGACTCAGTCGCGCCCGCATACAGATTGAGAGGGCATTTGGACATCTTAAAGGGAGATGGAGATGTCTGCTTAAGGCGTTGGAATGCGAACTCGATAAAGTTGTACTTCATGCCACAACAGCCTGTATCCTGCACAACATGTGTGAAGAGCGAAAAGAGTGCTTCCTCGAAGAGTGGAACAGGTTGGGTGAAGATGAAATTGGTGACCTACCTCGCCCGATCCGCTGA
- the LOC136284166 gene encoding uncharacterized protein — translation MIDEYSMPGQSMFRWIDRCCKKATGLKQQFFGHQIWPTRTVVNETMPQNFKDSYPQTRVIKDCNELFTEMPSSLRSQSKTYSYYQHHNTAKGLVGIAPYGMITFVSDLYSGRTSGKEATKDCGILSLLEEGGSIMVDKGFDIEDVLPKKVSLNIPPFLRENDHLSLEEETETRRIAALCIHVERAIHRIKCFQTLKN, via the coding sequence ATGATTGATGAGTATTCTATGCCTGGACAATCAATGTTTAGATGGATTGACAGATGCTGTAAGAAAGCTACTGGTTTAAAGCAGCAGTTCTTTGGTCATCAAATATGGCCCACAAGGACAGTTGTGAATGAGACAATGCCTCAGAACTTTAAGGATTCCTACCCTCAAACAAGAGTTATAAAAGATTGCAATGAGCTGTTTACAGAAATGCCAAGCTCTCTAAGATCACAGAGCAAGACATACTCCTATTACCAACACCATAACACTGCCAAGGGATTAGTAGGCATTGCACCATATGGAATGATTACATTTGTTTCTGATCTATATTCAGGAAGAACAAGTGGTAAGGAGGCTACTAAAGATTGTGGAATACTCTCTTTACTTGAAGAGGGTGGCAGCATTATGGTGGATAAGGGATTTGACATTGAGGATGTGCTACCAAAGAAAGTTTCTCTTAATATCCCACCATTTCTTAGGGAGAATGACCATTTGTCCCTGGAGGAGGAAACAGAGACAAGAAGGATTGCAGCACTATGCATACATGTAGAGCGGGCCATTCACAGAATCAAATGctttcaaactttgaaaaattaa